The Lathyrus oleraceus cultivar Zhongwan6 chromosome 5, CAAS_Psat_ZW6_1.0, whole genome shotgun sequence genome includes the window TTCCAGCAGATCCACCGGGAAAGTATGAAATAGCATAGTACCCAAGTGAGAGAACCTACAAGTATAGACAATTTCATTTTAGAAAGAAAAAGATAAAAATTACATACAAAACATCTAAAGACAAATTCCCACACCCCATTTGCTGAAAGCATGTTAAAAACACAGCACAACCATCACATAAAGCCAGCAACCGGGGATGTGGAAATAGCAGCTTTTGAAATTATATTGGTTTTGTTACGATGAATAACTGTTCATGTTCACTGTAATAAATATTAATAGTCAAAAGTCAAACCTCGGGTATACTTTAATCAACATCAAATGCAGACAACACATGCTGAAGAGCAAAGCTACAAATGATCGTTTTAAGAATACAAGGAACTGTTACCTGTACTACAGAGAATACCACAGAAAGAACGTAGCTGTGACGCACCATTGATACATATATCGTACCTATCATACTGCCTAAAAAGATCAATGTAAAAGGGAGCCTCTGAAAAATAATAGCAAAAACAGACAATTAGAAAGTAGGAAAAAACATGAGAAACCAAATCAAAATAGACTGTACTTTTTTGAAAGTTCAAAAACTCAAACTGAAGCAACTAATcaagttttttttttttactttccATGAAAGGAAGGAACAGGAAGCAAAATTCTCGTTACCTCCTTTGACAACATGTGAGCAAGCTGATTCTTCGGACCCTTAAGAGCAAAGAATGATCCAATAATAAATCCACATCCAAGAGTAAAGCATATAGCAAACTTTTGAGGCATAACCACCATGACAGGCAGGAACAATGTAAATGCTATGAAAACAAAGAAGACCCCACTTGCCAGTAACAAACCAAAATACACTAGTGCTTTGCCAGAAGGAACGCTACTAGTTGCAGACTGGAAGCTGCCAGGTAGTTCTCTCACACCTTTGGAAACCCTAAACAATAAGACAGATTGCATAACTATTTGAGGACAAGTTTGGGCAAAACTATTCAGCATCGGCTAGCATGTTCTTTCACCAAGATGTAGGAAATCCatttatgaaaatattattaCAGGAGAATTGCAAATACCCACCAATACCATCTGTTCTTTTATGCAACAATATTATACATTGAAGTAAAGAAACTGAAGAAAAATAACAATGGCCTGTCACATTCCAATAAGGCAGACAGAACAGACAATTTTTCCACAAGCAATTGTTTCGGAAACTTGTAACCAGTCTGTACATCACTTTGCAAGTAGACAGCAAGGAGTTACTGACACAGAAATAGAAATGAAAAGTTCAAGCACTGGTTTATGCATATGATTGCTTCCGTGGTGTGAATACATAATGTTGTCACCAAGAAGAAAAACAAAACTGAAGTTAGAGTAATATCATCCAAGACGTAAATGATTTTACCCACTACAAACATGTAATTAGAAATAGAACCTCAACCAAAGCTCTGAATACTGCatacaaataaaaataatcaTAACTCAGCTTCTTACCTCTAAGCTATTCACGAATATAAGATGACAATGTATGGACAGCTTGATATTTAGGTTTGGCCAAGGTGGGAAAAAATAGATTATTACTGGTTGCTAATTATGTTGCCACATAATAACAGAGTGTGATCAAGTTTAGATGGGTCATCCCTAACCGTACACATTGGTACACATCATTGAAGGGTTGAGCGGCTTGAGCCCAATAAAGTTATTGCATGACATCTTTGCCTCCCAGTGGACAATAACAAGGTCTAGCTGAGTCAACCCCTGAATGTAACAATGAATAGAAACACACAACTATATGTTTTCCCACTGAGGACAGTAATAGGGTGTAGCTGCCTGAGTCAACTCTATACTATACAAATAAAAATGGAACATACAAGTGTAGAACTATGTGGGTTGAGCCTACAGAAGTTATTGCTTGGTATTAGAATTTGATCTTAACCTTGCAATAAACTGCTGAACTAGATTAGACTGCTTGTCACAGTGATGTCATTTACATGTATAACATCAAATAGAGAATGTTGAGACCATAGACAGCGGATAACAAAAGATTGTTTGATAGAGTTGAAGCCAGAACTATGGAAGACCCCAAACTCTCAAAacatgctctaggagcttgtaACAAGAGAAAGAAGGCAAACAAAGTAAACAGGGGCTACAACAAATAGTGTGCCAAGGTCAAGAGGAGGCAAGGCATGTTTCAGTTGAGATGAGAAACAATCCCCTCAACT containing:
- the LOC127084697 gene encoding protein transport protein SFT2 — translated: MQSWFSGASEDDLNPSSSLLSDWNSYASAQSSQVDDPSNFPFDIESAVRSANDTVSGTFSVVSKGVRELPGSFQSATSSVPSGKALVYFGLLLASGVFFVFIAFTLFLPVMVVMPQKFAICFTLGCGFIIGSFFALKGPKNQLAHMLSKERLPFTLIFLGSMIGTIYVSMVRHSYVLSVVFSVVQVLSLGYYAISYFPGGSAGMTFLTSALTSSVMRCFGR